In the Topomyia yanbarensis strain Yona2022 chromosome 3, ASM3024719v1, whole genome shotgun sequence genome, one interval contains:
- the LOC131693008 gene encoding probable inactive tRNA-specific adenosine deaminase-like protein 3, with protein sequence MGESEQPESKKAKIAEKEAVLTEIKSIISDEYCQPVQLIEVYVGHVGDPRHISKLISELNRCLPIPRLQHLKRVGRDGLIILGEIEYLQELLKLEKYSETSNEVNDLVKDTAHDATVRCSLTRYLKLQKVEDCLVDNLCSVIVKRQVARYQPKLRWQYENAKSYWPCKFHPNKYSESLYMNTVFNSVERTYHLRMMSACLYLMRRFESKPFSMCVNPKLNRVAAIGVGKSEEHPIKHCPMVLIDNVAVSQNGGAWSASYQSSLPIESNWNLNGVDSEYMRVLNDKFSDVIFGAQPVKAVDVSVRDNISPHEDNLGKYGPYLCTGYDAYFTHEPCIMCAMALTHSRIRRVFYHHATEKGALGTLSKVHCVRGLNHHYEVFKIF encoded by the coding sequence ATGGGTGAATCGGAGCAACCTGAATCGAAAAAGGCTAAAATAGCCGAGAAGGAGGCTGTTCTGACCGAGATCAAGTCAATCATATCGGACGAGTATTGCCAACCCGTCCAATTAATAGAAGTTTATGTTGGTCATGTTGGTGATCCACGACACATATCAAAATTAATTTCAGAGTTGAACCGTTGCTTACCGATTCCGCGGTTGCAACATTTGAAACGCGTTGGTCGTGATGGATTGATTATTCTCGGCGAGATCGAATATTTACAAGAACTGCtaaaattggaaaaatattcGGAGACATCCAACGAAGTCAATGATCTTGTGAAGGATACAGCGCACGACGCTACTGTTAGATGTAGTTTGACTAGatatttaaaacttcaaaaggTTGAAGATTGTTTAGTGGATAATCTCTGCAGCGTTATCGTCAAACGGCAAGTTGCTCGCTATCAGCCTAAGTTGAGGTGGCAATATGAGAACGCTAAATCATATTGGCCTTGTAAGTTTCATCCGAACAAATATTCAGAAAGCTTATATATGAACACTGTTTTCAATAGCGTCGAAAGGACCTATCATTTGCGAATGATGTCTGCGTGTCTCTATCTGATGAGGCGGTTTGAAAGTAAACCATTCAGCATGTGTGTTAATCCGAAGCTGAATCGAGTCGCCGCCATCGGTGTGGGTAAAAGCGAAGAACATCCGATAAAGCACTGTCCGATGGTGTTAATTGATAATGTGGCCGTTTCGCAAAATGGTGGCGCATGGTCAGCTAGTTATCAAAGTTCTTTACCGATCGAAAGTAATTGGAACCTCAACGGTGTCGATTCTGAGTACATGCGAGTTTTGAATGATAAGTTTTCCGATGTTATATTTGGGGCGCAGCCAGTGAAAGCGGTGGATGTGAGCGTTCGCGATAATATTTCTCCACACGAAGACAACTTAGGCAAGTATGGGCCTTATCTCTGTACAGGTTATGATGCATATTTTACACACGAGCCTTGCATTATGTGCGCGATGGCCCTGACGCACAGCCGGATAAGACGTGTCTTTTATCATCACGCAACAGAGAAAGGAGCTTTGGGAACTCTAAGTAAAGTGCACTGTGTTCGGGGTCTGAACCACCATTAtgaggtttttaaaattttttga